In Gammaproteobacteria bacterium, the genomic stretch GATCGAATGTGGATTACTACAACTAGGATTACAAAAGCCTCTCAGCTGCTACAACAATCCCATCTTTATCGGCATACAGATAATTGCCCGGCGCGAATGTGGCGCCTGCAAAGGTAACCGTAATATCGCGTACTCCCGCGCCAGTCTTAGCGCTTTTTCGCGGACTGGTATTAAGTGCCTTGACGCCAATTGGGATCTTCTTAATCTCAGCGGAATCCCGGATGCACCCGTGGACTACGATCCCCTCCCATCCGTTTTCCTGAGCGAGCTGCACCAACCGATCACCAATAAGCGCACATTGCAGTGAGCCTTCACCATCCACGACCAGTATCCTGCCGAGCCCCAGCTCACTCAGTGCCTCACGCACCAGCACGTTGTCCTCAAAGACTTTGACGGTCGCGATAGGACCGCAAAAGCAGGAAACACCCCCATAATCACTAAACATAGGCTCTGCCACTTGGAGCTTACCCGCATATTCGTCATACAAGTCGGCTGTTGCGAAAGGCATAACAAACTCTCACGATAATCCTAACGTGCGCTCAGCGAGTACCCACTTCAAAGGGTTACCACGATTGCACCGACTCAATCATGCGTCAACGATCGATCTGTAAAACTCTGGACGCCGATCTTCCAAAAGCTGGTTCATTGGTGTAATCGCCTTATCACGCGCTTCCTCGAGATCGATCGCCATGACGCACGTTGCCTGACGTTGCGACGGTGCGCGGTTCAGCAACTCGCCATCTGGCGCGACGATCTGGCTTTTCCCCGTAAAACGCAATTCACCATGCGGTCGCCTATCCACACCAAAGCGATTAGCGGTAACCGCGAAAACGCTGTTCTCAAGACAACGTGTCAGCATCGTTCGTTGACAGCACGCCAGCACCAAATTGGCTGGATGACAAACGACATCTGCGCCTTTTATCGATAGGATTCGCGCTACCTCCGGGAAAACCCAATCAAAACAGACCATCAAGCCCACCCGGGCGCCACGGACATCTTGAACCTCAAGCGCTATATCGCCAGGATCGAACCAATTCTTTTCTTCATTAAAGAGATGGAGCTTACGGTAAATGTGCTCAATCCCATCCGGACCAAGCAACAGCGCGCTGTTAAAGTATTTGTCCCTGCTTTTTTCCGCAAATCCTGTAACTAAATAGAAATCCTTTTCTTTGCAAAGCGCAACCAATGAATCGACGGTGCTAGATCTTTCAGGATCCTCACTCAGGGCCATTACCTCATCGCGATCCTTGAAGTAATATCCTGTAAACGGGAGCTCAGGCAGAACAATGATATCCGCTGAAACCTTACTCAGCGCTCCAAGCACGGTCTTGACGTTCCGCTGCACTTTGCCGAAAAGCGGGCGGAATTGATAATAGCCGACACGCAGCATATGCGATCGATGAATTTATGGAATCAGATCCAAGCCGTTGAGC encodes the following:
- the rraA gene encoding ribonuclease E activity regulator RraA — encoded protein: MPFATADLYDEYAGKLQVAEPMFSDYGGVSCFCGPIATVKVFEDNVLVREALSELGLGRILVVDGEGSLQCALIGDRLVQLAQENGWEGIVVHGCIRDSAEIKKIPIGVKALNTSPRKSAKTGAGVRDITVTFAGATFAPGNYLYADKDGIVVAAERLL
- a CDS encoding acyltransferase: MLRVGYYQFRPLFGKVQRNVKTVLGALSKVSADIIVLPELPFTGYYFKDRDEVMALSEDPERSSTVDSLVALCKEKDFYLVTGFAEKSRDKYFNSALLLGPDGIEHIYRKLHLFNEEKNWFDPGDIALEVQDVRGARVGLMVCFDWVFPEVARILSIKGADVVCHPANLVLACCQRTMLTRCLENSVFAVTANRFGVDRRPHGELRFTGKSQIVAPDGELLNRAPSQRQATCVMAIDLEEARDKAITPMNQLLEDRRPEFYRSIVDA